A window of Eulemur rufifrons isolate Redbay chromosome 18, OSU_ERuf_1, whole genome shotgun sequence genomic DNA:
GCCACTGCTGGAGGTAAATATGGGCAAGTTAAGGAGAAAGCAGCTTTAGGAGCAtcaagttaaggaaaaaaaaaaaaagatctgcaaGCCTGCAAGCCAGTTTCTTCTGTGAAGAATTCCGTCcatgctgcccctccccccctttAAAATTTCAAGACAAAGGGCATTTATTTAAATGGGGTAAACTCAGAAAATTCCTAGAAAGGCTACATAGAGTTGACACATATTCAGCTGATGCCATCACTTCAGGGTCTGGGCCTGCCAAATCTGGCCAAGAGGAATTCTAGTATTTCTCAGTAAGATGGCATCTGACAGGCTCCTCTCTGAGAACTTACTTGTTTCAAAGCTAAGGCAGATTGTGTAGTCTCTACACACTGTAAGGCCCTCCCAATCTTAGGCATTGGGCATAATAATGACAAAAGTCAAGATTTAGGGTTCAGTTCcagctgattttatttccttctcaaaaaaagttatttacagaAGGTATATATCAACAATCTGACAGGCAGTGAACTTGACATGATTAGCtggcatgatttttttctttttttcccccaaatattgtTTTTGTGGCCTTGAATTTTAAGACAAATATTCTACACGGCATATTGCACAGGATGGATggcaaaaaaaagtttaaaaacaaaaacccttaacgGAACTGCCTTAAAAAGGCAGACGTCCTAGTGCCTGTCATGTTATattaaacatacatacacacaatctTTTTGCTTATTATAATACAGACTTAAATGTACAAAGATGTTTTCCACTTTTTTCAATCTTTAAACACAACAGCTATAAACCTGAACACATATGCTATCATCATGCCATAAGactaaaacaattatatttagCGACAAGTAGAAAGGATTAAATAGTCAAATACAAGAATGAAAAACGCAGTACATAGTGTCGCGAACTCAAATCGGCATTTAGATAGATCCAGTGGTTTAAACGGCACGTTTTTGCTTATAAAAAAAGTGCAAAAAAGATGTGGTTTACAAGTTAAAGCTACAGGATCCCTTTTTGCTGTAAATGCACCAGTTTTAAAGCCTCTGGACAGAacagtatttaatttaaaaatctgtttttcttaaaaGCATACAGTGTTTGGCTATTTCTCCTCCCCCTTTTACAAGACTGGAGTCGGAGGGTGGACACTGGTGGCAGGTTAAGGGATACTGTCACTTTAAGAAGCCTGCAGATTGAAGTGTAAACATGGAGAAATTAGgggctgattttttaaaactgtgtgaGATATTAACCAGCCGCCCTATTATAAAATCAGGAAATCCAAACAGCGATTTACACCGATTAACACcccctttatatattttttacaaaaatacacTGAGAAAATAATCAAACGTTTTCATCtctcttgtctttttttgttttttaaaagtgtcaaaagtctacatttaaatataaaaaattaaaagttaaaactcTAGCCCTTCAGTGAAGGAGACGTAAAATGGCGTGGGTAACaactactatcaaaaaaaaaaaaaaatagaaagaaaagaaagaaagaagaaaaaaggaaggaaggaagaaataaagaaagtaaaaagaaagaaaagaaagcaaaaggaaagaaaaaagggacaaaaataagaaaaaataatgtttggcCAGTATAAATACGTCCACATATAAAATGGCATCTGATTAcatttacaaggaaaaaaaatacgaGGATGGAGCATCGGTGAGGGAAAAAAACACGTCTTCTCATTTACACCTAGAAggaataaacacatacacactgaGAAAAAATTTggtcctgaattgtttttcttaaagtcCAGCACAGATTTGAGTTGCGTTTGAATCCTTTAAAGagttaagaatgaaaaaaagctGGTGATAATTTTGTTGTAGGAATCAAACATAGCGCCATCTATCTGCTTTTTATATTATCCTACACTATTTAAAAAACTGCTCAACAGTCTTATACAGAAATCTTTAAAAGATAGACAGGATAACATGCTATATTAACCCCACCAGTGAAATAATCCAACACCATCACGATTCcgattaagagaagaaaaaaaccttttttttttcccccataccACTCGCCCTCCGCTGCCCCTGTACCACGTCAAACAGTCTCCTCTCCTCCACGCCTCCGGGTCTGGCAAGTCTCACCTCACCGATTTCACAGGGAAAGAAGGCGGAGGCCCaggagccgccgccgcccgctCCCGAACGTGCAAATCCGTTTCGGTTTGATCGTGAGCCCCTTCCAGTTCGTGTCCTTCTCTGCCCCCGCCCTCGCCCCGGCTGCTGCGGCTTCCAACTAGGCTCTCGGGTCACTTCCTAGCGCCGGTCCCTCCGGCTGGCCTCCTCCCCTCAACATCTCCTCCTCCGGCTGCAggggcaaggaaaaaaaaaaagaaagaaagaaaagaaacaaagaaaaaaaaaaaaaaacgaacataaaaaaagaaaaaccccaaacGAGAATTCGCCAGCGTGGAGTCTCTCAGTCCTCGGCGCTCCCCCAAAACATCTGCCATCCGCCAAATTCATCACCCCGGAGCCTTATGTCTTCATCaggcatttcaaaaaaaaaaaaaaagaaagaaagaaaagaaaaccaagggaGGGGGCGCGCTGGATTCCGCCTCCCCCCACGCCACCTTCTCttgaccaaaaaaacaaaataaaacaaaaacaccacgGTGACGAAGCGACAGGGGAGAGATTCCTTCAGTCTCTAGCAAACTAACTCGGCTTCTTGCTGGGGGTGCAGACAAGTCCGGAAGCTCGTTGGAAGGGGAGGGGGGGTCTCTTCAAGCAAAGGGGAGGAAACTCGAAGTAGCTTTTTTGCCATCAACAACAAcatcaataacaacaataaaaggtCGCCCCTGTCTACCCTCCGCCTCCTCCGCGTCCCTCCGGCTGGGCCGAGTGGGTCCCCGGCccggggaggtggggggatgggagcGCGGGTCCCAAACGCTGCCGCGCTCCTCTCCGACGAGGAGGACGCGGCCCAAGCCAGCcctgctcactttttttttttccttttttttttcttttttcccttttctctttcaacTCTTCATctgtcctcttcttcttcttcttcttttttctcctctcttgccccccaccccggcccttCTTCTCCCTGCCCACGCGCCTTTCAGTAGGTGAAGACCAGGTTGGAGATGCTGGACTCGAGCCAGTCTCCCGAGATCATCTCGCTCACCTCAGGCGTGCAGTAGTCCGGGAACTCGAAGTGCGAGCCGGAGCCGGGCTCGAAGTTAAAATCCAGGTCCCGGTCCAGCGCCGACGACGAGCTGAAACTGCCCAGGGACATGCTCTCAAAGTTTGAGCTGGGGTTCAGGTCGAGCAGGTCGTCTTCGAACTCGTCGTCGGAGGACGAGGagcccgaggaggaggaggaagaggaggaggaggagtgggacgAGGCCGAGGAGGACGCGTGCGAGGGCGCGCTGGACGGGGCGGGCGAGGCGGCGCGCAGGCTGGCGTAGCCGCGGTGGTCAGCGGGCGAGCGGCCGGCGGCCGGCGACGAGGCGGCGCTGCTGCGGCCGCTCAGGCTCGGCCCGTCGGGCGAGCAGCCCGCGCCCCCCTCCTCGTACAGGCCCAGGGGGTCGCTGGGGTCGGCGCCCGCGCCCACGCCGCCGACGGGCGACGACGACGCGCCCAGGCCGCCGAACAGGTAGACGCGCTTCACCTTCTTCTCTGCCAGGTGCTTGCCCGGCGCGGCGAGGCCGGCGGAGGCCGAGGCCGCCGTGGAGGCCGAGGCCGAGGCGCTGGGAGTCCGCGCCTTGTACAGCGAGTGGTGGTcggcggccgcggcggcgccCAGGGGCAGCAGGGCGGCGGCCCCCGCCTGCTCGGCGGCgaaggaggaggcggcggcggcggcggccgctgctttcccgctgccgccgccgccgcccgccagGATGAGCTTGGCGTGCGGTTTGCTGAccccgccgcccgcgccgcccgccaCTTTGGAGCCGCAGCTCTTTTTCTGCGCCGGTTTGGAGTTGGCGCCGCCGCCGCTcgcgccgccgcctcctcccccagCGTTGCTGCtcccgccaccgccgccgcccccgTGGCCGCCCCCGCCGCTGCCACCGACCTTGTCTCCCTTCTCCCCCGGcttggaggaggcggcggccGAGGAACTGGAGTTGGCGTTGCCGGACTTCACCTTCTTCCTGGGCCGGTACTTGTAGTCGGGGTAGTCAGCCATGTGCTTGAGGCGCAGCCGCTCCGCCTCCCGAATGAAAGGGATCTTGTCGCTGTCTTTGAGCAGCTTCCAGCGTTTGCCCAGTCGCTTGGAGATCTCGGCGTTGTGCATGTCGGGCGACTGCTCCATGATCTTGCGCCGCTCGATCTGCGACCACACCATGAAGGCATTCATGGGCCGCTTGATGTGCCCGCTCGGCGTCTTGCACCAGCTCGGGTCGTCGGCCTTGCCGCCCGTGGAGGCGGTGGACCCCGGCGTGGGGGAGGAGGCGATGCCCAGCTCGAGGCCGGCGCCCGAGTCCGAGCTCTCGCCGGCCAGCAGCGCTTCCGTGTTCTCGGCGTTGTTGGTTTGCTGCACCATGGCCCCGGCTCGGCGGGCGCCCACGCGCGCTCACACCCTCGCGGCGGCCGCGGCGCGATCGCCGGGCCCTCCCGGCTCCTCGGGCCAAACACACGCCGAGCGAGCGGACACGCGCGGCGGCCGAACTGGCCCCTCAACTCCTCGCAGGGGCGGAGGTGGGCGAAGAGAGAAAAGTCCCCAAAAGATGCGGGGAAGGAGTACTCTGCCTCTCGCAGACGAGTTATAGTTCCCAGGCTGGAgagtttttctctccctctctctcgctctctcaccGCGCTGCAGTTTGCTCTGTTTCTCGGCTCTGAGTCTGGAGACCGTGCTAAAGTGGAGAGGAGTTTCTTGAATGCTGGTTGCTGAAGCTTCCAATGCAAGTTTTCTCGAGGCCTCCCAGgcaagtctttttttcccccctggagCAGTTGTTTCCAGTTCACGAGCGCTCTCAGTAGCTCAGGAAAGCGACATAGTCTCTATCACTTAGTCCCCTTCCTACAATGCAAAGCAAAAAAGACTCTGGCTCCAGGACTCTCTGTGGGCGGAATCGGCACTAAGGAGTTTGTGCAATTATTTTGTTGCAAGGTAGGAAGCCAAAAAGCCTGCATGCAACAGACTGGCATGAATAAATGTATGTTTCCCCCTCCCTTCTGCAAGAAGGGAGCTGGTAATGGCAGAGTTCCTCCAATGCAGACTCTTAAAAGAGCGTGCAAGAAATAGAGACCCAGGAGCGAAACAGGCCTCTTCCCCTCACACTCAGTTTCTCTTGCTGCAGCTTAGAGCAGACCCCAATTCCGCCTCGCGCCTCTTTATCCTTTCACAGTCTTGGCCGCAGCCAATCAGCCGCTGTAACCAACGCTTCCTCATGCCAAGCCCCTCCCCCGGGCTTCCCATTGGCTTGGAACCCGATGCAATAATAATCTCCGCGTGCAATGAGAAGCTCCAAATCTGACCTCATTCCAATTTACAGagcaaactttttaaaagggCTAGAAGTACAGCTGAGATTTCTGGTGCCTTTTTccttttgctgtgtgtgtgtgtgtgtgtgtgtgtgtgtgtgttcgcccgcgtgtgtgtgtgtgtgtgtgtggtgtgaagAGGATGTTAATGCATGAAATTATTAAAGGGAGAGACGGAAATGTATTCTAACCATTATGTTAGATAACAAGGGGCTGGGGGGGGGTTAGGGTGAAATACTGTAAATGGAAGCTTTCTGCTTAAAAGCcaagtgattatttttattagttctttTCAGCATTGGAATAAAGAATCAGCCTCTATTGCAAAATGTGTTCCTCGGTTTCTTCTTAAAGTCAAAGATGTAAAGGGAGAGGGAAAGCCACAACAATAAATCAATAGATATTGAAAACCATTAAGAAAGTGGTACCTAGACACCTGTCAtcacaattatttttaacaactcTACGTACAGCACAGATGTTGATGTATTGTGTAAATCCCTTCAGAACAGTTTCTGTGTTGTTTGTGTAAGGCAGAGAAGAGGACTTTTTGCAATAATTGCTTACTCTCTTAACCAAACGGGTTAACCATGGTTATTTAGTGATTTAAACTACCCTGTGAATCCTGGATAGCCCAAATAGAGGAGCTTTCCCTTGAAACACATTAGGCAGTACTACACAATTACCTCAATAGACAGATTTCCATAGAGTTTTATTCAGGATAATAATGGCAAATAAAGGATGGAAatctattttactttctaaatatttgttttccatgttttcaaaattaaagattGTTTCACTCTCTATTCCTCTCCTCCTCCTAaagccttcctcctttccttcttgtaTTATTTCCTCCTATATATTTGTTACTTGAATCAAATGGCACTAAAAGACCAAGACAAAGAGAAACTGTAGAAGGAGGTGATAACTGGTAGCAGAAGAAAATGGAGCCTCTGGATTCATATTAGACCTGGCTGCTAATACTTCCTATTGGATTTGTGACTGTGCGGATATGGCCAagtctcagttttcctcatctgtgacatgggCACACTAGGAGCTACTTTTATACAGGATTGCTGTGATGATTGTAGTAGTTTGTAACTATTAGTATAAGGCACCTGATGTATATTATTGTAAGCCCTGAATGAATGCTAATAACCTTCCTTTGTAATTCCAATGCCAGAGACACTCCTAATAAAAACTTCATGTTGTTCAAGAGACTACACTTGAGGATGGCCACTGATGTGAAAAGTAATCACAGATCGTAGATGTGAACCATACAGGGACAATAGTGGCAACCCTGTCAttctaaagattttaaaagaaggtaACTTCATGAACACTACTATGAAGAATATGGCAAGGAAAGGGTACCTAGGTGTTCAGAATACATATTAATTTGGCTGCAAAATTACTTCTCTTTTTCAAGGtctgaaaattagaattttgatagaAGTTGGCTTTCCTTAACACTATAATAGTAAACAAATTTTCTTCAAGCCAACCACAGGCAGTTAGGTCGAGCCAATCCAACATAATTAAGTCAGCTTTCAATTCAGATCAAGCTAGTTGCTGGACAGTGGATTCCTATTTATCTTGTCAAACTTTTAAAGTATGTAGGCTG
This region includes:
- the SOX4 gene encoding transcription factor SOX-4 is translated as MVQQTNNAENTEALLAGESSDSGAGLELGIASSPTPGSTASTGGKADDPSWCKTPSGHIKRPMNAFMVWSQIERRKIMEQSPDMHNAEISKRLGKRWKLLKDSDKIPFIREAERLRLKHMADYPDYKYRPRKKVKSGNANSSSSAAASSKPGEKGDKVGGSGGGGHGGGGGGGSSNAGGGGGGASGGGANSKPAQKKSCGSKVAGGAGGGVSKPHAKLILAGGGGGSGKAAAAAAAASSFAAEQAGAAALLPLGAAAAADHHSLYKARTPSASASASTAASASAGLAAPGKHLAEKKVKRVYLFGGLGASSSPVGGVGAGADPSDPLGLYEEGGAGCSPDGPSLSGRSSAASSPAAGRSPADHRGYASLRAASPAPSSAPSHASSSASSHSSSSSSSSSSGSSSSDDEFEDDLLDLNPSSNFESMSLGSFSSSSALDRDLDFNFEPGSGSHFEFPDYCTPEVSEMISGDWLESSISNLVFTY